In Candidatus Hydrogenedentota bacterium, a single window of DNA contains:
- a CDS encoding alpha/beta hydrolase, translating into MKSIVRPILHVTMATLILLLVPACATRQLMPPPALYAARGENPFEGTPEVLRSPDVNIIYATDRQRLEDKTGALTYGSLRAPALVTGVSAVRFGEIEDWDSLVSQSLSTDRKEKLAPHIVKNTETFTWPASGRKVDWYLSDEAGKRAIEAEFQVAGTQLQEVVSKQLSQTDLKEVYVLVHGYNVPFDDSVTTIAELWHFMGRQGVPIAYSWPAGHGGIRGYTTDRESGEYTVMHLKNMLEALAQCPDLQKVNILAHSRGTDVALTALRELNIAYRNRGLDPGKALKLGSVVLAAPDLDFEVVTQRVMAEGVPFVPEQVTIYISEDDRALGLSSWVFDSVSRIGKLTSKILSPVQKKRLAQNDTLEVVDARVKRADIFGHSYFYQDPSVSSDVILVLKEHRAAGAENGRPLALQDNFWVVNPGYPEFK; encoded by the coding sequence ATGAAAAGTATCGTGCGCCCCATACTCCATGTGACCATGGCCACGTTGATTCTACTTCTTGTGCCCGCATGCGCCACCAGGCAGCTCATGCCGCCGCCCGCGCTCTATGCGGCCCGGGGAGAGAACCCCTTCGAGGGCACGCCGGAAGTTCTCCGCTCGCCGGATGTGAATATTATCTACGCCACAGACCGCCAGCGCCTGGAAGACAAGACGGGTGCGCTTACCTATGGCTCATTGCGGGCGCCGGCGTTGGTTACGGGCGTCAGCGCGGTGCGCTTTGGCGAGATTGAGGATTGGGATTCTCTCGTAAGTCAGAGCCTGAGCACCGACCGCAAAGAGAAGCTCGCGCCGCACATCGTGAAGAATACCGAGACTTTCACCTGGCCCGCATCGGGCAGGAAAGTCGACTGGTACCTTTCGGATGAGGCGGGAAAGCGCGCCATCGAAGCCGAATTTCAGGTTGCCGGTACGCAATTGCAGGAAGTGGTGTCGAAGCAGCTCTCTCAGACGGATCTGAAGGAGGTGTATGTTCTCGTCCACGGCTACAACGTCCCCTTCGACGATTCCGTCACCACGATCGCCGAGTTGTGGCATTTCATGGGGCGGCAGGGCGTGCCCATCGCCTATTCCTGGCCGGCGGGTCACGGCGGCATTCGCGGTTACACCACCGATCGCGAGTCCGGCGAGTACACCGTGATGCATTTGAAGAATATGCTGGAAGCGCTGGCCCAGTGCCCGGACCTGCAAAAGGTAAACATCCTGGCGCACAGCCGGGGCACCGATGTGGCGCTGACGGCGCTGCGCGAACTCAACATCGCCTACAGGAATCGCGGCCTGGATCCCGGCAAGGCCCTGAAGCTCGGCAGTGTCGTGCTGGCCGCGCCCGATCTTGATTTTGAAGTGGTGACGCAGCGGGTCATGGCGGAGGGGGTCCCGTTCGTGCCCGAGCAGGTGACGATCTATATTTCCGAAGACGACCGCGCCCTTGGTCTTTCAAGCTGGGTTTTCGACAGCGTCAGCCGGATCGGAAAACTCACCAGCAAGATCCTGTCGCCGGTCCAGAAAAAGCGCCTGGCGCAAAACGATACCCTGGAAGTCGTGGATGCCCGAGTCAAACGGGCGGACATATTCGGCCATAGTTATTTCTATCAGGACCCGTCGGTCAGTTCCGACGTAATCCTCGTTCTCAAAGAACATCGGGCGGCCGGCGCCGAAAATGGTCGGCCCCTGGCGCTTCAGGATAATTTCTGGGTAGTCAATCCAGGCTACCCCGAGTTTAAGTGA
- a CDS encoding STAS/SEC14 domain-containing protein, protein MPARIVEIVDDLIKVQVSGLLTSTELAEVQKRTAQHIDETGPIRYLIVADNFLGWAKEGDWGNVSFQAEYDAYIEKMALVGNKEWEELVVLFTGQGVRRFPIRYFLHAEIDKAHAWIMEPA, encoded by the coding sequence GTGCCAGCACGCATTGTAGAAATTGTCGATGACCTGATAAAGGTGCAAGTCAGCGGGCTCCTGACCAGCACCGAACTGGCCGAGGTGCAGAAGCGCACCGCGCAACACATCGACGAGACGGGTCCGATTCGTTACCTTATCGTGGCGGATAATTTCCTCGGCTGGGCCAAAGAGGGGGACTGGGGAAATGTTTCCTTTCAGGCGGAGTATGACGCCTACATCGAGAAGATGGCGCTCGTCGGTAACAAAGAGTGGGAGGAACTGGTAGTTCTTTTTACCGGCCAGGGCGTGCGCCGTTTTCCCATACGATATTTTCTTCATGCAGAAATTGACAAGGCCCACGCGTGGATTATGGAGCCGGCCTGA
- a CDS encoding response regulator transcription factor gives MSRKSILVVDDDRELLARLTDALRGGGFEVRTAMTGPGALRCFREAPADLVVLDIALAAEDSNTEMDGLQVLEALRKMAAVPVMMLSSTAIPTVKVLALDAGADDYLTKPFDTKEFIARVRALLRRLSPGDASGAQRVLGELEIAPEARKVWKRGVEIHLTAREFDLLHVMSSRPGRVFSRDALFDLAWSGSFVGVAKGIDVHIGNLRKKLGEGPGEHAYIATVRGVGYRFDLPEGE, from the coding sequence ATGTCGCGGAAATCAATCCTGGTGGTCGATGATGATCGCGAACTTCTGGCGCGTCTTACGGACGCGCTGCGCGGCGGCGGATTCGAAGTGCGTACGGCCATGACGGGGCCCGGAGCGCTGCGGTGCTTCCGGGAAGCGCCCGCCGATCTGGTGGTGCTCGACATCGCCCTGGCGGCGGAAGACAGCAACACCGAAATGGACGGACTCCAGGTGCTCGAAGCCCTCCGGAAGATGGCCGCCGTTCCGGTCATGATGCTCAGCAGCACGGCCATTCCAACGGTAAAGGTACTCGCGCTCGACGCCGGGGCGGATGACTACTTGACCAAGCCCTTCGACACCAAGGAATTCATCGCGCGGGTAAGGGCGCTCCTCCGGAGGTTGAGTCCGGGCGATGCCTCGGGGGCCCAGCGGGTGCTGGGTGAATTGGAAATTGCTCCCGAAGCGCGCAAGGTCTGGAAGCGGGGCGTGGAAATACACCTGACGGCGCGGGAGTTTGATCTGCTTCACGTGATGTCTTCCAGACCCGGACGTGTCTTCAGTCGCGATGCGCTCTTTGATCTGGCCTGGTCCGGCTCTTTCGTGGGCGTTGCGAAAGGGATAGACGTCCACATTGGCAACCTGAGAAAGAAGCTCGGCGAAGGTCCGGGGGAACACGCCTATATCGCAACGGTACGCGGTGTGGGCTATCGCTTCGATCTCCCCGAAGGGGAATAG
- a CDS encoding PAS domain S-box protein has protein sequence MEDVKHPWEAIVLGLSLPVLIWRWSPGDPQSPELAYANPAGADTFRLPPDHAVNRRFDDVMPDSSIVRRVEDLRQAIVDTLRSGETRHLRGVSIHFPNTTLDCLHFQFVPLPTSEVAMVGESPYKGYLDNFSDVFGVLSPAGDMLYVTPSAATNFGFSTEHMSEAINGLTIDDPGMSALIDAWYYVMSNEDATRKIEYRRQSRDGAWHDMELIARHYTDDPRIGGVLFNSRDISQRKADERKILALNEELEAFTYTVSHDLRLPLRLVAEILSRTLADEASTLSEQARRDLNRADALTGDMTTLIRDLLAFSRTGNAALERTVVDLSALAREVCEELVFSGVVTRDVFAIQDGLRAVADPPLLRQVLANIMGNAVKFSQHVDRPRIELTGTSGATVTHFQVRDNGVGFEPEQASKLFTVFRRLHQDPAIPGTGVGLAIVKRVVERHGGEVWAEGSPGAGAAIHVVLPVGNPWNREE, from the coding sequence ATGGAAGATGTGAAGCACCCCTGGGAGGCGATCGTTCTTGGACTGAGCCTGCCCGTGCTTATCTGGCGATGGAGCCCGGGCGATCCACAGTCGCCGGAACTCGCCTATGCCAATCCGGCGGGCGCCGACACCTTTCGCCTTCCGCCGGACCATGCCGTCAATCGCCGCTTTGATGACGTCATGCCGGATTCCTCCATCGTACGCCGCGTGGAGGACCTGCGCCAGGCGATAGTGGATACCTTGCGCTCCGGCGAAACCCGCCATCTGCGCGGCGTCTCGATCCACTTTCCCAATACAACGCTCGACTGTCTCCACTTCCAGTTCGTGCCCCTGCCCACGTCGGAAGTGGCCATGGTGGGCGAAAGCCCCTACAAGGGCTACCTGGACAATTTCTCGGATGTCTTCGGGGTACTCTCGCCCGCCGGCGACATGCTCTATGTAACACCGAGCGCCGCCACGAATTTTGGCTTTTCAACGGAGCATATGAGCGAAGCGATTAATGGGCTGACCATCGACGATCCGGGCATGTCGGCACTGATAGACGCCTGGTATTACGTGATGTCGAACGAGGACGCCACGCGGAAGATCGAGTACCGGCGCCAGAGCCGGGACGGCGCCTGGCACGACATGGAGCTGATCGCCCGGCACTACACGGACGATCCCCGGATCGGCGGCGTGCTCTTCAACAGCCGGGACATTTCCCAGCGGAAAGCCGATGAGCGAAAAATCCTCGCGTTGAATGAAGAACTCGAGGCTTTTACGTATACCGTATCCCACGATCTGCGATTGCCCCTCCGGCTGGTTGCGGAAATCCTGTCCCGGACCCTGGCCGACGAAGCAAGTACGCTGTCGGAGCAGGCACGCAGGGACCTGAATCGGGCGGACGCCCTCACGGGCGATATGACCACACTGATTCGCGATCTGTTGGCTTTCTCGCGAACGGGAAACGCGGCGCTGGAGCGCACGGTTGTTGACCTTTCCGCCCTGGCGAGGGAAGTGTGCGAGGAATTGGTCTTCTCCGGAGTCGTGACGCGGGACGTGTTCGCCATTCAGGATGGCCTCCGGGCGGTGGCCGATCCCCCGCTCCTGCGCCAGGTACTGGCGAACATAATGGGCAACGCGGTAAAGTTCTCTCAGCATGTGGATCGGCCCCGAATCGAACTGACGGGTACATCAGGCGCCACGGTCACGCACTTTCAGGTGAGGGACAACGGCGTTGGCTTCGAGCCGGAACAGGCGTCCAAACTCTTTACGGTTTTCCGGCGCCTTCATCAGGATCCCGCCATCCCCGGCACGGGGGTGGGGCTCGCAATCGTGAAGCGCGTTGTGGAACGCCACGGTGGCGAGGTCTGGGCGGAGGGATCGCCCGGAGCCGGGGCGGCCATTCATGTGGTGTTGCCGGTTGGAAATCCATGGAATCGGGAAGAATAA
- a CDS encoding RNA polymerase sigma factor yields MGVRPWAATGNRKTAPEQQTDEALMATVVQGDQNAFATIVERHQVDLFRYCMSFLKNPERARDAAQEVFLKAYSKAGTFDRDRLFRPWFFRIARNLCLNMLERDRIVDMTSLQDPAFNTFGQDGRIWESDMPDPAAMALEDERHQCLLAAMERLPEREREIVELRFFQNMCARDIAAIVGSTEGAVRTKLHRTLKSLRADLSAYMA; encoded by the coding sequence ATGGGAGTACGTCCTTGGGCCGCCACCGGAAATCGGAAAACGGCGCCGGAGCAACAGACCGACGAGGCCCTCATGGCCACCGTCGTGCAGGGCGACCAGAACGCCTTCGCGACGATTGTCGAACGGCATCAGGTCGACTTGTTTCGATACTGCATGAGTTTCCTGAAGAACCCCGAGCGCGCGCGGGACGCGGCGCAGGAAGTCTTCCTGAAGGCCTACAGCAAGGCGGGCACCTTTGACCGGGATCGGCTTTTTCGCCCCTGGTTCTTCCGGATCGCCCGAAACCTCTGCCTCAATATGCTTGAGCGGGATCGGATCGTGGATATGACCTCGCTGCAGGATCCCGCCTTCAACACGTTTGGTCAGGATGGCCGGATCTGGGAGTCGGATATGCCGGACCCGGCCGCGATGGCCCTGGAGGATGAGCGCCACCAGTGCCTCCTCGCGGCAATGGAACGACTGCCGGAACGGGAGCGGGAGATTGTGGAGCTGCGGTTCTTTCAGAACATGTGCGCCCGTGACATTGCGGCCATTGTCGGAAGTACGGAGGGCGCCGTGCGCACTAAACTTCATCGAACGCTGAAGTCCCTCCGGGCCGATCTGTCCGCGTATATGGCATAG
- a CDS encoding CehA/McbA family metallohydrolase, with amino-acid sequence MQRSTTSKLALALLLAATSLPARAHDGDHELLPQPPTLAQAGTRVTPPEAATCALTLRVIDTVTEKAIPALIHITDAQGQTIRPAELLPRSTALNGKTVGEAAFAYMDRWYILPSERTIEVPADAARVDVFSGLEWSAVEQPLNLRGKTGATVELRLDRFHTPVEHAGNVHLHLKEMTLPEAERYVTETAAADGLDLVFLSYLERPGADAQYISNSFTAPDLRRFEEHSGVIFGYGEEYRHNFPRAEGYGHVMFLDLPQLILPASLGADIMKQGNDDIGLRGGIEAARRQAATILWCHNARGFEDIPSWVSGLLDGQIVFDGGATGGYERGFYRYLNVGLEVPIAMGTDWFLNDMAMTMVRLEDTPATANWLAALREGKSYITNGPLLEFSVDGARAGAIIEPGPDGSVRVHGRAIGRNDFKALELVANGAVIARADSKATTGAFEADIDQTVAVRESTWLALRTVPFEVNYDRPEAVSIGFNEYGRPLFAHTSPIYARVAGKPVFLPEAAEDLIAELHSCMVTIGRTGNFGSEAARDSVLAVYEAARVALEKKLGR; translated from the coding sequence ATGCAACGCTCAACGACAAGTAAACTGGCCCTTGCGCTGCTGCTGGCGGCAACCTCCCTGCCTGCGCGCGCCCACGATGGCGACCACGAGCTTCTGCCCCAACCACCGACCCTCGCGCAGGCCGGGACGCGGGTCACGCCGCCCGAGGCAGCCACCTGCGCCCTTACCCTTCGCGTCATTGATACCGTCACGGAAAAAGCGATTCCCGCCTTGATCCATATTACCGATGCACAGGGCCAAACGATCCGGCCGGCGGAGCTCCTTCCCCGGAGCACCGCCCTGAACGGGAAAACCGTGGGCGAGGCGGCTTTTGCGTATATGGACCGCTGGTACATTCTGCCGAGTGAACGGACCATCGAAGTGCCTGCGGATGCCGCCCGGGTTGACGTGTTTTCCGGACTTGAATGGTCGGCGGTGGAGCAACCCCTGAACCTCCGTGGGAAGACCGGCGCCACGGTGGAGCTGCGCCTGGATCGCTTCCACACGCCGGTTGAACACGCGGGCAACGTCCATCTGCACCTCAAGGAGATGACGCTTCCCGAGGCCGAGCGCTACGTTACCGAGACCGCCGCCGCCGATGGCCTGGACCTCGTTTTTCTATCCTACCTCGAGCGCCCCGGCGCGGACGCCCAGTATATCTCGAACTCCTTTACGGCCCCGGACCTCAGGCGCTTCGAAGAACACTCCGGGGTCATCTTCGGCTACGGCGAGGAGTATCGCCACAACTTCCCCCGTGCCGAGGGCTATGGTCACGTCATGTTTCTGGATCTTCCCCAGCTCATTCTTCCCGCGAGTCTCGGGGCCGATATCATGAAGCAGGGAAACGACGACATCGGACTGCGGGGCGGTATCGAGGCCGCGCGGCGCCAGGCGGCCACTATTCTCTGGTGCCACAATGCCCGGGGCTTCGAGGATATTCCGAGCTGGGTGTCCGGCCTGCTGGACGGGCAGATTGTGTTTGACGGCGGCGCGACCGGGGGCTACGAGCGGGGCTTCTACCGCTATCTCAATGTGGGACTCGAGGTACCCATCGCCATGGGAACGGATTGGTTTCTCAACGATATGGCCATGACCATGGTCCGCCTGGAGGACACCCCCGCCACCGCAAACTGGCTTGCCGCCCTGCGGGAAGGGAAGTCCTACATTACCAACGGCCCCCTACTCGAATTCTCCGTGGACGGCGCGCGGGCCGGCGCGATCATTGAGCCGGGCCCCGATGGATCGGTGCGCGTACACGGGCGCGCGATCGGGCGCAACGACTTCAAGGCGCTGGAACTGGTGGCGAACGGCGCGGTGATCGCGCGCGCCGATTCGAAAGCGACGACGGGGGCCTTTGAGGCAGATATCGACCAGACGGTCGCCGTACGGGAATCAACGTGGCTGGCGCTCCGGACCGTCCCGTTTGAAGTCAACTACGACCGGCCCGAAGCGGTGAGCATCGGCTTCAACGAATATGGACGACCCCTCTTTGCCCATACGAGCCCGATCTACGCGCGCGTCGCGGGAAAGCCGGTGTTCCTGCCCGAAGCGGCCGAGGATCTCATCGCGGAGTTGCACTCCTGCATGGTGACCATCGGCCGCACCGGAAACTTCGGCAGCGAGGCCGCAAGGGACAGCGTGCTCGCGGTCTACGAGGCCGCGCGGGTGGCGCTGGAGAAGAAGCTGGGTCGCTGA
- a CDS encoding sigma-54-dependent Fis family transcriptional regulator gives MTDTLSIAIVDDDPGQRQLLDNALQRAGFATLLCADGPSGLAAAPDCALMLLDVRMPGMSGLEVLAKVKADHPALPVILLTAYIDVRDAVAAMKQGALDYLEKPVDLDELIAAVDDALGTPPDRAADPESATLPPGIVAESAAMRLVFHQAMRAAGSDATILITGESGTGKQVLAEYIQRQSPRAGGPFVTVNCGALPEHLIESELFGHEKGAFTSADRQHTGRFEEAHRGTLFLDEIGELPLALQPAFLRVLESGAFRRVGGSEERRADVRLIAATNRNLEEAVKAGRFREDLYYRINVFPLHAPGLADRPEDILPLSNLVLAPHRKRLSPAAERCLLAHPWPGNVRELRNALERAAILADGHQILPDDLPEAVRKSEHLPRKTTGVLVGDMQAIQRQAITEALEKTGGNKTRAAQLLGISRRNLVYKLRDYGM, from the coding sequence ATGACGGACACACTGTCTATCGCCATCGTCGATGATGACCCCGGCCAGCGCCAACTGCTGGACAATGCCCTCCAGCGCGCCGGCTTCGCCACCCTGCTCTGTGCCGACGGCCCGTCGGGCCTGGCGGCGGCGCCCGATTGCGCGCTGATGCTCCTGGATGTTCGGATGCCCGGCATGAGCGGTCTGGAGGTGCTGGCGAAGGTGAAGGCGGATCATCCCGCGCTGCCGGTGATTCTGCTCACGGCCTATATCGACGTGCGCGACGCCGTTGCCGCAATGAAGCAGGGCGCGCTGGATTACCTGGAGAAGCCGGTGGACCTGGACGAGCTCATCGCGGCGGTGGACGATGCCCTGGGCACGCCGCCGGACCGAGCCGCCGATCCGGAATCCGCAACTCTGCCGCCCGGTATCGTGGCCGAAAGTGCCGCCATGCGGCTGGTCTTCCATCAGGCCATGCGCGCCGCCGGGAGCGACGCCACCATACTCATCACGGGCGAAAGCGGCACGGGCAAGCAGGTGCTGGCCGAGTATATCCAGCGCCAGAGCCCGCGCGCGGGGGGACCCTTTGTCACCGTGAACTGCGGAGCCCTGCCCGAGCACCTGATCGAGAGCGAGCTCTTCGGCCACGAGAAAGGCGCCTTCACCAGCGCGGACCGCCAGCACACGGGGCGCTTCGAGGAAGCCCACCGCGGCACGCTCTTCCTGGATGAAATCGGCGAATTGCCCCTCGCCCTGCAACCGGCCTTTTTGCGCGTGCTGGAATCGGGCGCTTTTCGGCGCGTGGGCGGCTCGGAAGAGCGCCGCGCCGATGTGCGCCTCATCGCCGCGACCAATCGCAACCTGGAGGAAGCCGTGAAGGCGGGGCGCTTCCGCGAAGACCTGTATTACCGGATCAACGTTTTCCCGCTGCATGCGCCCGGCCTTGCGGATCGCCCGGAGGACATCCTGCCTCTCTCGAATCTCGTGCTGGCGCCCCACCGAAAACGCCTGAGTCCCGCCGCGGAGCGCTGCCTGCTGGCCCACCCCTGGCCCGGCAACGTCCGCGAACTGCGCAACGCCCTGGAGCGCGCGGCCATTCTCGCCGACGGCCACCAGATCCTGCCCGACGATCTGCCCGAGGCCGTGCGCAAGAGCGAGCACCTGCCCCGGAAAACCACCGGTGTGCTCGTGGGCGACATGCAGGCCATCCAGCGACAGGCCATCACCGAAGCACTGGAAAAAACCGGTGGGAACAAGACCCGCGCCGCCCAGCTACTCGGTATAAGTCGCCGCAATTTGGTATACAAGCTGCGCGACTATGGTATGTGA
- a CDS encoding DUF2202 domain-containing protein, which yields MKRTTLTRSLLAAAGLALALATLHAAAQPGNAAPRGNCYLNSIATGNNAAPTTPLTDAEKTALNGAIQDEYKARATYNKILDTFGQVMPFAHIVNAEDRHVEALAYLHERYGVTLPEDTWADKIPTYATLTEAAEASVKAEVDNGALYDALMKDVDNVELTNVFKALQFATMEHHLPAFQRLLDRQNGVVTGTGSGMGRGMGMGRGMGRGCGAGGCCAVAPTAGPGRGMGLGGQAMRGRGNNWTPGQGKGLGAGRGNATGRGYGQGYGMGRGAGRGMNPNPPANCPRIN from the coding sequence CAACGCTCCACGCCGCGGCCCAGCCCGGTAACGCCGCACCCCGGGGCAATTGCTACCTGAACAGTATTGCGACCGGAAACAACGCGGCGCCGACAACGCCCCTGACCGACGCGGAGAAGACGGCGCTGAACGGCGCGATTCAGGACGAGTACAAGGCACGCGCCACCTACAACAAGATCCTCGACACCTTTGGCCAGGTTATGCCCTTCGCCCATATCGTGAACGCCGAAGATCGCCATGTGGAGGCATTGGCATACCTCCATGAACGCTACGGCGTGACCCTCCCGGAAGATACGTGGGCGGACAAGATCCCAACCTACGCCACGCTGACGGAGGCGGCGGAGGCCTCGGTAAAGGCCGAAGTCGATAACGGTGCGCTCTATGACGCGCTGATGAAGGACGTGGACAACGTGGAATTGACGAACGTGTTCAAGGCACTCCAGTTTGCTACCATGGAGCATCACCTGCCCGCCTTCCAGCGGCTCCTTGATCGCCAGAACGGTGTCGTCACCGGAACGGGTAGCGGGATGGGTCGCGGCATGGGTATGGGCCGCGGCATGGGTCGCGGTTGCGGCGCAGGCGGATGCTGCGCCGTCGCGCCGACGGCCGGACCGGGACGGGGCATGGGCCTCGGCGGCCAGGCCATGCGCGGGCGTGGAAACAACTGGACGCCCGGACAGGGCAAGGGTCTCGGCGCGGGCCGGGGCAACGCCACCGGACGCGGCTACGGCCAGGGTTACGGCATGGGCCGTGGCGCCGGGCGGGGTATGAACCCCAACCCGCCGGCGAACTGCCCGCGGATCAACTGA